The genomic stretch CTGCGAATGGTGCAGCTAATATACCTCCTAATATCAATCCGAGTACCGGAGCAAGGCTGAGTTCTTTGACGAAAAACAGGAAGGTTGAGGCACTTGCCAAGGAGACAAAAAACTCCACGAAATTCCCTGTACCTATAGCATATCGGGCGATCTTTCCCTTACTTAAAAGTGTGCTATTTACAATAGGCCCCCAGCCTCCTCCTCCTACGGCATCTGCAAAACCACCTGTAGTTGCCAGTATTGGTAAGCTCTTACTTTCACGGTTGAACTTGGGAGAGTGCTTTTTCTTTACCTTCCTCAAAATCACTATTCCCATGATAAATAGGTACAGTGCAATCACAGGTTTAACCAAATCCCCGTTTACATTTGAGAGCAAAAATGCACCTAAAATAGAGCCTAACACTCCAGGAATGAGGAGTTTTTTAGCTAGTCTCCAATCTACATTTCCCATTTTCCAATGTGAAATCCCGGAAGCAAGGCTAGTAAAAACCTGTGCAAAATGAACCCAGGCTGAGGCTGAAGCAGGAGGAATACCTATCCCGAGCAAAATGGAATTACAACTCACACCATAAGCCATTCCTAAAGCACCATCTATACTCTGGGCAACAAAGCCTACCAGTAAGAACCACAAAAACATCTCTGTGTCAAGTTCCCAACTTTTTATAGACTGGGTTAATGTCTGTGTGACCATCAGCAAAAAAACCATGGCGGCAAAAGCAAAAAACATGGTCCAAAATGGTTCGCTTTTTAACCGGGAAACAAATTTCTGCATGTGCAATAGGTAAGGATGATTAATAGAAAGATTCAAATCTAAAAAGTATTTACATATATCACACCAATTTAGTCGGATTAATAGAGAAATGGACTATTAAAAAAACCCGGACTTTACACTTAAATTTACACTTAAAGGTAACTAAGTGCAAAATCCGGAATTTTTAAACTCTACTAATTCCTAGAGGAAAGAGCCAAGTGATCAATCTTTGATCACCTGTATCCAACCTTTGTATTCGTGCTTATTGCCATCCTTGTCTACTGTGTTCAGAATATAGAAGTAAGTACCGGCGACCTGTCCAGGAGCATCCCAGTCATTCTGGTAATTTTCAGCCTCAAAAACATGATCACCATATCTGTTGAAAATCACAATATTGTTGCTGACAAACTTACCTAGACCTCTTATTTCAAAAGTATCATTGTCCCCATCCTGTTTAGTGGGGGTGATCACATTCGGAATGTGGAACGGCAGAATCTCATTTACGTCGCTATCTTGGTTGTCAGAGTCATCCACATCAGCTTCTTCCGAGCTTACCTCCACAACATTCGTGATTACACCTGGGTCACCTGCTTTTACTTTTATTCGGATCACCACTTCAGCTTCAGCTACTAATAGAGGGATTGACAATGTCACACGGTTACCTGATGTAGTAATATTAACCTCAGCATCACTATCATTCGTTACGATTTCAGAACTTAAGTAAGTAACATTGGCAGGTAAATCATCAATCAAGATCACTTCTGTGGCATCAGTATCTCCGATGTTTCTGAGCTCAACTTCATACTCCAACTCATCACCTTCATAGATTTCCACTCCGAAGCTGGTCTTCTCTACAGCCAGATTGACTTCATCATCTACCAGGAAGCAACGTAAACCATAATCGAAGTCGAAGTTGGACTGATTATCCTGTGAAACAGTACCAACCTGCACAATATCGGTAGTGACTTCACAGACAAGCTTATTCAATTCCTCTAGATCAGTTAATCTACCACCCTCATCAGGTAGAACTTTCACTAATCCAGAACCTCCTAACTGCAGCCCGTGTGCATCAAATATTGGGTCGGTCACCAAGGTAACTTCATATTCTCCATACGGATCTGCTTGAGGCAACACATGCTTCCAGTTGCCAAAATAACCTACAGTTGCCATGGCTTCGTAACCATCCGGCCCTTTAATGGAGATGTTTTGACCAGCAGGATTACCAAAACCGGCTTTGTTCAATTCGCCTTCATTCTCAGGCCCCTCATAGCTTCCGTCACCATTTAGATCAAACCATTCCCAATTGAAAATATTAATAGGAACACCTGGGGTAATTTGGTTTAGCGTGACTTGGCCATCCCCATCTGCATCATACCATTCATTCTGTATAGCATCACCGTTCAGATCATACCAGACGTAACCGCTGATCAAAGGACTAACGTCATCGTCTCCTTTTTGAGCATATCTGAAATCAACAGGTTCATAGACGCATGGTTCTACAGAAATTGCCACAGTCTCAGCATCAATTGGCCTATAGCCACGAGCAATTAGGTTAGCGTCCCAGACTTGAATAGTATAATCACCCACTGCAACATCCCTAAACACATACCTACCAGCTCCATTGGTTAATACTAAGAGTGTGTCTCCAACAGAGCCAGCACTTGGGAGTAAGATTACCGGAACATTTGGTATTGGGCCCCCATCCGGCACAGTGGAAATAAGGCCAGTAACTAACGTTTCTCCATCACACACCAGTTCAGTAATGGCATCATCTTCATCAACCAAATCATCTCCTCCAGTTGGGTCAGGAGCTGTCACAAAAGCTACGTTCACTATAGGCTCACCAGCAGCTATATCATCCGAAGTGACCGTATAGGTAGTCTCAAAGAAAACAGATTCCCCAACATCCAGATCAGCTATTGTTGTTTCAAAACCTGTCAATGGATCAGTGATCAGCACATCTTCCAAAGGCACATTTCCTGTGTTTGTCACTGTCAAGATATAAGTGATCACCTCATCAACTAGAACCACGGCTTGCTTATTGGCCTCCTTCACTATCTCAATTGAAGGATTGCCAGAAACAACCACGATAGCATCATCACTTTCTTCTACTTTCTCTCCGTCAGGATCCGTACCAATTGCCGAAGCAATGTTAGTTACGCTACCATTGATCACATCCTCCTCATTCACAGTGTAATACGTATTATAAGTCAAAGACTCATCCGGCTGCAGTGTAGGGATACTTTCGATCATTCCAGTGAGTGGATCAGTAACCAAGACATTGGTCAAGGTTTCGTTGCCCGTATTCGTCACCACAATGATATAGGTGATCACATCGCCAGCTTCGCTGTAAGTTGCTACATCGGCAACTTTATCAACCGTCAGGTTTGGATCATCCGTGCCCGGTACCACGTTGGTATCCGTACCGTCGGTTTCTCCGCCCTCTGGGTCAGTACCTGTTGCTGTCGCAATATTGGTTACTTCGCCGTTGTCAACATCCTGCTGGGTCACTGTGTAGGAAGTAGTCACCGTAGCTGTTTCACCAGGTGCCAGTGTGCCTACATTTTCGGCCAAGCCTGTCAACGGATCTTCAACCGTGACATTGGTCAAGGTTTCATTGCCCGTATTCGTCACCACAATGGTATAGGTGATCACATCGCCAGCTGCTGCATATGTTGCTACATCGGCAACTTTATCAACTGTCAAGCTTGGATCATCCGTGCCCGGTACCACGTTGGTATCTGTACCGTCTGTTTCTCCGCCGTCTGGGTCAGTACCTGTTGCTGTCGCAATATTGGTTACTTCGCCGTTGTCCACATCCTCTTGGGTCACCGTGTAGGAAGTAGTTACCGTGGCTGTTTCATCCGGTGCTAGCGTACCTACATTTTCGGCCAAGCCTGTCAACGGATCTTCAACCGTGACATTGGTCAGCGTAACATTCCCTGTATTCGTCACCACAATGATATAGGTGATCACATCGCCAGCTTCGCTGTAAGTTGCTACATCGGCAACTTTATCAACCGTCAGGTTTGGATCATCCGTGCCCGGTACCACGTTGGTATCCGTACCGTCGGTGGTGCCTCCGTCAGGATCGGTGCCTGTCGCGGTGGCCACGTTCACCACCTCACCGTTGTCCACATCCTCTTGGGTCACCGTGTAGGAAGTAGTTACCGTGGCTGTTTCATCAGGTGCTAGCGTGCCTACATTTTCGGCCAAGCCTGTCAACGGATCTTCTACCGTGACATTGGTCAAGGTTTCGTTGCCCGTATTCGTCACCACAATGATATAGGTGATCACATCGCCAGCTTCGCTGTAAGTTGCTACATCGGCAACTTTATCAACTGTCAAGCTTGGATCATCCGTACCCGGTACCACATTGGTATCTGTTCCGTCTGTTTCTCCGCCGTCTGGATCAGTACCTGTTGCTGTCGCAATATTGGTTACTTCGCCGTTGTCCACATCCTCTTGGGTCACCGTGTAGGAAGTAGTTACCGTGGCTGTTTCATCCGGTGCTAGCGTGCCTACATTTTCGGCCAAGCCTGTCAACGGATCTTCTACCGTGACATTGGTCAAGGTTTCGTTGCCCGTATTCGTCACCACAATGATATAGGTGATCACATCGCCAGCTTCGCTGTAAGTTGCTACATCGGCAACTTTATCAACCGTCAGGTTTGGATCATCCGTGCCCGGTACCACGTTGGTATCCGTACCGTCGGTGGTGCCTCCGTCAGGATCGGTGCCTGTCGCGGTGGCCACGTTCACCACCTCACCGTTGTCCACATCCTCTTGGGTCACCGTGTAGGAAGTAGTTACCGTGGCTGTTTCATCAGGTGCTAGCGTGCCTACATTTTCGGCCAAGCCTGTCAATGGATCTTCAACCGTGACATTGGTCAGTGTTTCATTACCCGTATTCGTCACCACAATGGTATAGGTGATCACATCGCCAGCTGCAGCGTAAGTTGCTACATCGGCAACTTTATCAACTGTCAAGCTTGGATCATCCGTGCCCGGTACCACGTTGGTATCTGTTCCGTCTGTTTCTCCGCCGTCTGGGTCAGTACCTGTTGCTGTCGCAATATTGGTTACTTCGCCGTTGTCCACATCCTCTTGGGTCACCGTGTAGGAAGTAGTCACCGTGGCTGTTTCATCCGGTGCTAGCGTGCCTACATTTTCGGCCAAGCCTGTCAACGGATCTTCAACCGTGACATTGGTCAGAGTAACATTCCCTGTATTCGTCACCACGATGGTGTATGGAATCACATCGCCAGCTGCAGCGTAAGTTGCTACATCGGCAATTTTGTCCACTGTCAAGTTAAGTTCTGCTAATCCGATAACATCAACAGTGTCCTCATCTATAACAGATTCGCCATTCGGATCATTACCTGTAGCAGTTGCGGTATTGCTAATCATTCCATTATCCACATCTGCTTGAGTTATGGTATA from Algoriphagus sp. NG3 encodes the following:
- a CDS encoding sulfite exporter TauE/SafE family protein yields the protein MQKFVSRLKSEPFWTMFFAFAAMVFLLMVTQTLTQSIKSWELDTEMFLWFLLVGFVAQSIDGALGMAYGVSCNSILLGIGIPPASASAWVHFAQVFTSLASGISHWKMGNVDWRLAKKLLIPGVLGSILGAFLLSNVNGDLVKPVIALYLFIMGIVILRKVKKKHSPKFNRESKSLPILATTGGFADAVGGGGWGPIVNSTLLSKGKIARYAIGTGNFVEFFVSLASASTFLFFVKELSLAPVLGLILGGILAAPFAAYICKLVKPKYLMIAVGVLIIALSIRTFYLSFF